Proteins from a genomic interval of Syntrophomonadaceae bacterium:
- a CDS encoding BMP family ABC transporter substrate-binding protein, which yields MVKSKTVKGKLVALVMLLILALVGTTVGCGAQPAATPTPPPAPAPAPAPAPADMKVGFVYVGSIGDAGWTFAQNQGRKYVESKLPWVETMYVESVPPGADFERVVREMIQKGATVIFGTSFGYMDFMVNLAAQYPNVKFMHATGFKTAPNMSAYFGRVEDARYLSGMVAGLKTKTNRLGYVAAHPIPEVILGLNAFTLGARAVNPKATVQVVWTNTWFDPAKEREAAITLLDAGADVIGQHQDSPSAQQAAQERGAFGTGNNSDMRHMAPKATLTGPVWNWGPFYVEILQSIRDGKWESTRHRWAMPDIVDLGPFNDALVPKDVQEKVLAKRQEIIDGKLFPFTGPIKDQTGAVRVPAGTRMTEEELLGMNWLIEGVVGSLPTR from the coding sequence ATGGTCAAGTCAAAAACAGTCAAGGGAAAGCTAGTGGCCTTAGTAATGCTTTTGATTCTGGCGCTCGTGGGCACAACCGTTGGCTGCGGGGCGCAACCTGCAGCAACCCCAACCCCGCCGCCGGCTCCTGCGCCGGCACCCGCACCCGCACCCGCAGATATGAAGGTTGGTTTTGTTTACGTCGGCTCGATCGGCGATGCCGGTTGGACTTTTGCCCAAAACCAAGGCCGTAAATATGTTGAAAGCAAATTGCCTTGGGTGGAGACAATGTATGTTGAGAGTGTACCGCCGGGGGCAGATTTTGAGCGGGTAGTACGGGAAATGATCCAGAAAGGTGCAACAGTTATATTTGGCACCAGCTTCGGCTACATGGACTTTATGGTGAATCTCGCTGCTCAGTATCCTAATGTTAAATTCATGCATGCTACCGGGTTTAAAACCGCTCCTAATATGTCAGCCTATTTTGGCAGAGTCGAGGATGCCAGGTACCTTTCGGGCATGGTTGCCGGCCTGAAGACAAAGACTAACCGCCTGGGCTATGTAGCAGCACATCCGATTCCTGAGGTTATCCTTGGTCTCAACGCCTTTACCCTGGGGGCGCGCGCAGTTAATCCCAAGGCTACTGTGCAGGTGGTCTGGACAAATACCTGGTTTGATCCCGCCAAGGAGAGAGAAGCTGCGATTACCTTGTTAGATGCAGGCGCTGATGTGATCGGACAGCATCAGGATTCGCCGTCTGCTCAGCAGGCAGCTCAGGAGAGAGGCGCTTTTGGCACTGGTAACAACTCAGACATGAGACATATGGCACCAAAAGCCACTTTGACAGGTCCGGTGTGGAACTGGGGTCCCTTTTATGTGGAGATCCTGCAGTCAATTCGGGACGGCAAGTGGGAGAGCACCCGGCATCGGTGGGCAATGCCGGACATCGTTGACCTAGGACCATTTAACGATGCCCTGGTGCCTAAAGACGTCCAAGAAAAAGTCTTGGCAAAAAGGCAGGAAATAATTGATGGCAAACTCTTCCCCTTTACTGGACCCATCAAAGACCAGACAGGTGCTGTCAGGGTTCCGGCCGGTACAAGAATGACCGAGGAGGAGTTGCTGGGAATGAACTGGCTGATCGAAGGTGTAGTCGGTTCACTGCCTACCAGATAA
- a CDS encoding BMP family ABC transporter substrate-binding protein, with product MVNSKLLNVRLIVLAIFLVVAIVVTIVVMQKPQPEPTPVAPAPAPAVTKVGFIYPGPLADFGWNFSHDQGRQYLESKLPWVETLKVERVPPGADLERVVREMVQQGVKVIFAPSFGYSALMPGIAAQHPNVIFMQGAGFGSGPNLGTYFGRIEDVRFLTGMVAGLKTRTNRLGFVAAHPFSEAIIGLNAFTLGARLVNPKVTVQVVWSGTWFDPAKEREAALSLIEAGADVIGQYQDSPASQQAAQDRGVFGVGDNSDLRSFAPNATLVGPVWNWGPFYVEMMENIRDGTWKPEQYRWPMPDIVDLSPFNEALVPKEIQDKVMAKRQEIIDGKFNIFAGPIKDQAGAIRVPAGTIMTVDEMRGMYWLVEGVIGSLPAR from the coding sequence ATGGTGAATTCTAAATTGCTCAATGTAAGGCTGATAGTGCTCGCAATATTTTTGGTTGTAGCAATAGTGGTGACCATTGTTGTAATGCAGAAACCGCAGCCTGAACCTACCCCAGTGGCTCCTGCACCGGCTCCTGCGGTAACAAAAGTGGGATTTATATATCCTGGTCCGCTTGCGGACTTTGGCTGGAATTTCTCTCATGATCAAGGTCGTCAGTATCTCGAGAGCAAGCTGCCCTGGGTTGAAACCTTAAAGGTAGAGCGAGTTCCCCCAGGGGCAGACCTGGAGCGAGTCGTGCGGGAGATGGTCCAACAGGGTGTAAAAGTCATTTTCGCCCCTAGCTTTGGCTATTCGGCCCTCATGCCCGGCATAGCTGCACAACATCCTAATGTCATATTCATGCAAGGCGCCGGGTTTGGCTCCGGTCCCAATTTAGGAACCTATTTTGGCAGAATAGAAGACGTCAGGTTCCTCACCGGCATGGTTGCCGGCCTGAAGACCAGGACTAATCGCTTGGGTTTTGTGGCTGCGCATCCTTTTAGCGAAGCCATTATAGGTCTTAACGCCTTTACCCTGGGTGCCCGCCTGGTCAATCCTAAGGTTACCGTGCAGGTGGTTTGGTCTGGCACGTGGTTTGATCCTGCCAAAGAAAGAGAAGCGGCCTTAAGCCTGATTGAGGCGGGAGCAGATGTTATCGGTCAATATCAAGATTCTCCGGCCTCGCAGCAGGCTGCACAGGACAGGGGGGTTTTTGGTGTCGGCGACAATTCAGACTTAAGAAGTTTTGCGCCAAATGCCACTTTAGTAGGTCCGGTCTGGAATTGGGGCCCCTTTTATGTGGAGATGATGGAAAACATTCGGGACGGCACCTGGAAACCTGAGCAATATCGCTGGCCGATGCCGGATATTGTTGATTTGAGCCCGTTTAATGAGGCCCTGGTGCCTAAGGAAATACAGGATAAAGTAATGGCAAAAAGGCAGGAAATAATTGACGGCAAGTTCAATATTTTTGCCGGCCCTATCAAGGACCAGGCTGGGGCAATCAGGGTCCCTGCCGGAACAATAATGACTGTCGATGAAATGCGGGGAATGTACTGGCTGGTCGAAGGAGTAATTGGATCGCTTCCAGCCAGGTAA